One Diospyros lotus cultivar Yz01 chromosome 1, ASM1463336v1, whole genome shotgun sequence genomic window carries:
- the LOC127811439 gene encoding cucumisin-like, with amino-acid sequence MARKMTVGLWVLLLHLSLLLLKPEAADSHAPRQAYIIYMGDTPEGGFSISSLHTSLLQEALGSNDVSASLLYSYKKSFNGFVAMLTEDEKARIAEMDGVISVFPNEKYQLHTTRSWDFMGFSQQVKRTTIESDIIIGVLDTGIWPESDSFVDKGFGPPPSKWKGTCQVSSNFTCNNKVIGARFYRSDGEYGKEDATSPRDTNGHGTHCASIAAGGAVGMASLMGLGRGTARGGVPAARIAAYKICWSDGCHAADILAAFDDAIADGVDIISISVGGRYPKRYFEDSIAIGAFHAMKNGILTSASGGNNGPDLATISNVAPWFLSVAASTIDRKFLTKLQLGDNQVYQGISLNTFKMQKKYPMIYAGDAPNTTANITGSVSRYCLRGSLNRDLVKGKIVLCDEISNGETALLAGAAGAVMQVTGLRDFASSFPLPAAVVRDDGGSHIFNYINSTSNPKATIFKSNEANDTLAPYVVSFSSRGPNLVTTDILKPDIAAPGVDILAAWSQASPVTRVKEDRRRVTYNILSGTSMACPHASALAAYIKSFHPSWSPAAIKSAMMTTAFPLSVETSPEAEFAYGSGHMNPLEATNPGLVYDAEPVDYIKLLCGQGYNNTALRLVTGEMTTCSDVGRNGTMWDLNLPSLTLSTMALRPFSQTLKRTVTNVGLPTSTYHARLTNYNSPQALRIRVEPTVLAFTSLGQKLGFLVKVEGAIGATRVSASLSWDDGTHQVRTPIVVYSSS; translated from the exons ATGGCAAGAAAAATGACCGTTGGTTTGTGGGTTCTCCTACTTCACCTCTCCCTCCTACTGCTCAAACCAGAAGCCGCAGATTCTCATGCTCCTCGACAG GCTTACATCATTTATATGGGGGACACCCCAGAGGGTGGATTTTCTATATCATCTCTCCATACAAGCTTGCTGCAAGAGGCTCTTGGCAG CAACGATGTATCGGCGTCCCTTCTCTACAGCTATAAGAAGAGTTTCAATGGGTTTGTTGCCATGTTAACTGAGGACGAGAAGGCCAGAATTGCTG AGATGGATGGGGTAATTTCAGTATTTCCCAACGAGAAGTATCAACTTCACACAACAAGGTCATGGGACTTTATGGGTTTTTCCCAACAAGTCAAAAGAACAACTATTGAGAGCGACATTATTATTGGAGTTCTCGACACCGGCATTTGGCCGGAGTCCGACAGCTTTGTCGATAAAGGATTTGGCCCGCCGCCAAGCAAATGGAAGGGCACCTGCCAAGTCTCTTCCAACTTCACCTGCAATAA TAAAGTTATCGGAGCACGATTCTACCGGAGCGACGGGGAGTATGGCAAGGAAGACGCAACGTCTCCGAGGGACACAAACGGCCACGGAACACACTGCGCATCCATAGCAGCCGGAGGCGCAGTTGGCATGGCTAGCCTGATGGGGTTGGGCAGGGGAACTGCGAGAGGAGGCGTGCCAGCGGCCCGGATTGCAGCGTACAAAATATGTTGGTCAGACGGCTGCCATGCCGCTGACATTCTGGCGGCGTTCGACGACGCCATTGCCGATGGTGTTGACATAATCTCCATCTCAGTTGGGGGGCGCTATCCAAAACGTTATTTTGAGGATTCAATAGCAATTGGAGCTTTTCATGCCATGAAGAATGGGATATTGACATCTGCCTCAGGGGGTAACAATGGACCGGACCTTGCCACCATTTCGAATGTAGCTCCTTGGTTTCTTTCAGTTGCTGCTAGCACCATTGACAGGAAGTTCTTGACCAAGCTTCAGCTGGGTGACAATCAAGTCTACCAG GGAATTTCCTTAAACACATTCAAGATGCAGAAAAAATATCCCATGATCTATGCTGGAGATGCTCCAAATACCACAGCAAACATCACTGGTTCCGTATCCAG GTACTGCCTCAGAGGCTCGTTGAACCGGGACTTGGTGAAGGGTAAAATCGTTCTCTGTGATGAAATCAGTAACGGGGAAACAGCGCTCTTGGCCGGCGCAGCTGGGGCTGTGATGCAAGTGACAGGCTTGAGGGATTTTGCTTCCTCTTTTCCTCTTCCAGCTGCTGTAGTAAGAGATGATGGTGGTAGCCATATTTTCAACTACATCAACTCCACTAG CAATCCAAAGGCAACTATATTCAAGAGCAATGAGGCCAATGATACTCTGGCTCCCTATGTGGTCTCCTTCTCATCCAGGGGTCCAAATCTCGTCACAACTGATATACTCAAA CCGGATATAGCTGCTCCTGGAGTCGACATCCTAGCAGCATGGTCACAGGCTTCACCGGTGACAAGAGTAAAAGAAGACAGAAGAAGAGTAACCTACAACATATTATCCGGGACATCAATGGCATGCCCACATGCTTCTGCCTTGGCTGCCTACATCAAATCCTTTCACCCTTCATGGTCCCCTGCTGCAATCAAGTCTGCCATGATGACTACTG CCTTTCCCTTGAGCGTGGAAACTAGCCCAGAAGCAGAATTTGCGTACGGTTCAGGCCATATGAATCCCCTTGAAGCTACAAACCCTGGCCTTGTATATGATGCAGAACCAGTTGACTACATCAAGCTTTTATGCGGACAGGGGTACAATAACACCGCCTTGCGACTTGTCACCGGCGAGATGACAACTTGCTCGGATGTTGGCAGAAATGGGACAATGTGGGACCTAAACCTTCCGTCCCTGACCCTTTCAACCATGGCCTTGAGGCCATTTAGCCAGACATTAAAGAGGACGGTCACAAATGTTGGGCTACCCACATCCACATATCATGCCAGACTGACTAATTATAATTCTCCACAGGCACTTAGGATCAGGGTCGAACCCACAGTTCTGGCATTCACGTCCCTCGGGCAAAAGCTAGGGTTTTTGGTGAAGGTGGAAGGAGCAATAGGAGCAACAAGGGTGTCTGCTTCATTGTCGTGGGATGATGGCACACATCAAGTGAGAACCCCCATTGTTGTCTATTCTTCTTCCTAG